Proteins found in one Xenopus laevis strain J_2021 chromosome 1L, Xenopus_laevis_v10.1, whole genome shotgun sequence genomic segment:
- the arhgef39.L gene encoding Rho guanine nucleotide exchange factor 39 (The RefSeq protein has 8 substitutions, 1 non-frameshifting indel compared to this genomic sequence) — MSHSSPSTWEIPLPVPGEQAVCWGDPMSAPERRTRFSPELVEEPEERCPLEEQRERWERKRLTTAKALIQTERQYLEQLELITRIYHDVFRARCGRLKIAETGICGHIPEILVANRLLLSAMDLGDFGSGFENFTESLSLYKKHADSIEPTVQVLQYHTKKKKKSFMRFRKLQESRSELKGRPLEQLLELPLLRVLEYRHYLRDLAENSRPGASDFAKLTSALHAVSDVCQYIDTIAQDCDNERHLRRVQSLIKGRRVQILIPGRRYIREGWLSLVPQSGEEVKQRMFFLFSDVLAVTSPCHPLHPINCHKFTCRSLYPLRECHVERVLGHTQSRGGLISVSFAKEKLLLMSTDQTDINDWYKCLVGAVRKFHSNSRKNTKTAPGDQLVGEVAEEAKAQALQPKVMKRSWDGKVKEGRQAQRCPDFMSHEETAPKKAKIVNDRSLQSCPPADTQEASAGWSCSLL; from the exons GCTGTTTGTTGAGGAGATCCCATGTCTGCTCCTGAGAGAAGAACCCGGTTCAGTCCAGAGTTGGTTGAGGAACCAGAGGAACGTTGTCCATTAGAGGAGCAGAGAGAGCGATGGGAGCGCAAGAGACTGACAACAGCCAAAGCCCTGATCCAAACGGAGCGGCAATACCTGGAGCAACTGGAACTGATAACCCGA ATTTATCATGACGTTTTCCGCGCTCGATGCGGTCGGCTAAAAATTGCTGAGACGGGAATCTGCGGCCACATCCCAGAAATCCTTGTGGCAAACAG GCTCCTCCTCTCAGCGATGGATCTCGGTGACTTTGGATCTGGATTTGAAAACTTTACAGAATCTCTGAGTCTGTATAAGAAGCATGCGGATAGTATAGAGCCCACAGTACAGGTATTACAG TACCAcacgaagaagaagaagaaatcctTCATGCGATTCAGGAAGCTCCAGGAATCTCGCTCGGAGCTGAAGGGACGACCATTGGAGCAGCTCCTGGAACTGCCGTTACTCCGTGTTCTTGA GTACAGACATTACCTGAGAGATTTGGCAGAGAACAGCCGCCCGGGAGCCAGTGACTTTGCCAAACTGACCA GTGCTCTCCATGCAGTTAGTGATGTGTGTCAGTACATAGATACTATTGCTCAGGACTGTGACAATGAGCGGCACCTCCGAAGGGTCCAGAGCTTGATTAAAGGTCGTCGGGTCCGGATTCTCATTCCAG GGCGGCGCTATATCCGGGAGGGTTGGCTCTCACTTGTACCACAGAGTGGGGAGGAGGTGAAGCAGCGAATGTTCTTCTTGTTCTCTGATGTCCTCGCTGTCACTTCTCCCTGTCACCCGCTGCACCCAATCAACTGTCACAAGTTTACTTGTCGCTCCCTTTATCCCCTGAGAGAGTGTCACGTGGAGAGAGTCCTGGGACACACCCAGAGCCAGGGAGGCCTAATAAGT GTTTCCTTTGCTAAAGAGAAGCTTCTCCTCATGTCGACTGATCAGACGGATATAAACGACTGGTACAAGTGCCTGGTGGGTGCTGTGAG gaaaTTTCATTCAAAcagcagaaaaaacacaaaaacagcaCCTGGTGATCAACTGGTGGGAGAAGAGGAAGCCAAAGCGCAAGCTCTTCAGCCAAAAGTCACGAAGAGGAGTTGG GATAGAGAAGTGAAGGAGGGTCGCCAGGCACAGCGTTGTCCTGACTTCATGTCACATGAGGAAACTGCACCTAAAAAAGCCAAGATTGTGAATGACAG GTCCCTCCAGTCGTGCCCCCCTGCTGATACACAAGAGGCCAGCGCTGGATGGAGCTGCTCCCTGCTCTGA